Genomic DNA from Terriglobales bacterium:
CTCGCTCCCGTGCACGTCGGCGACCTGCTCATCCTGCGCTCCTCGGTGAACCACGCCTTCCACACTTCGATGGAGATCGGCGTGAAGTGCTGGGTAGAGAACTACATCGCCGGGAGCAAGCGGCACGTCAGCTCCGCCTACCTGACCTTTGTGGCCATCGATGCGAGCGGGCATCCGGTGGCGGTGCCGCCGGTGGTCCCGGAGACGGTGGAGGAAAAGCGCCGCTACCAGGATGCGACCCGGCGGCGGGAGATCCGGCAGGCGGAGCAGCAGCGGCGGCAGGGCGCGAAGAAGGAGTAGCGCGGCGCTGGACACCGCCTGGTGAGCCGGGTCACAGACAGGGCCGTGCGCGTGAGACAATGTTGTTCTCGCCTGCTGCACGCGGAGGTGCCCTTCTATGGACAGCGCACTTCTGGTGGACCGCATCCAGTTCGCCTTCACCGTCACCTATCACTACCTCTTCCCGCAGCTGACCATGGGGCTGGCCCCGCTCATCGTGCTGCTGAAGAGCCTCGCCCTGTGGAAAAAGGACGAGCGCTACAGCCGCGCCGCGCGCTTCTGGGCCAAGATCTTCGGCATCAATTTCGTGATCGGGGTGATCACCGGCATCCCCATGGAATTCCAGTTCGGCACCAACTGGTCGCACTTCTCGCGCTTCGCCGGCGGGGTGATCGGGCAGACCCTGGCCATGGAGGGCGTGTTCGCCTTCTTCCTGGAGTCGGCGTTCCTGGGGCTCTTCCTCTACGGGGAGAAGCGGCTGAGCCC
This window encodes:
- a CDS encoding acyl-CoA thioesterase, encoding MNKKEENLEARPVRASQSEMAEVIMPNDANPLGNLMGGRLMQWIDIAGALAAHRHSRRYVVTASMDHLDFLAPVHVGDLLILRSSVNHAFHTSMEIGVKCWVENYIAGSKRHVSSAYLTFVAIDASGHPVAVPPVVPETVEEKRRYQDATRRREIRQAEQQRRQGAKKE